One genomic segment of Scomber japonicus isolate fScoJap1 chromosome 23, fScoJap1.pri, whole genome shotgun sequence includes these proteins:
- the tmem168a gene encoding transmembrane protein 168-A translates to MAQEEEEEQLMVEGPKEVDVFTSVRCLGYLSSINLLVAVCVGMYVRWEVTSEPMILVIFILGLFVLGIASILHYYFAMEKASLSLFQLWFGFLLGLLCFLNSPALDSNVKELVTNYLLLASVVMKAVWAVTERVCSSVRYKPILLTSAELLQLLGFGIASTTMLLHKSVAIIGLVVALGALIVDLRMKSLLALPNLVSFALVTSLVFFQALGITANPYALGCYLGRLLCEPMLDVYFSGLGPSERWMPVLSLGKVWRRLSLLPLSLVELAFFVLAALKLGHLELWYLVIPGFCLFGLFWSICHIILLITIWGFHTKLSECQKAWRAQRSSSRSLDQVMASRGIRHFCLISERLVFFSLLSTVILGAVSWQPWNGLFLSALLVVLPLESLAHGLFHELGSCLGGTCVGYALVIPTAYSSADGQPTLLPAEHVQQLNLRSTAMLNNVQRLFSHHMIQTFGCDYSTSGVTLEAVQTKLRNFLELRTADGPRHDTYLIFYSGHTHKGTGAWALAGGESLHLAQLLELWKEKNAGHCSRLILVLDTENSLPWVKEVRRVEGVHIAVQGAELSATRVDPEAGEIAYLGDFTSEWVEFNCNPDSDTQWSEKGRTVAAMYGVSKRWSDYTLHLPTGSDVAKHWKTHFPKVTYPMVHLSNWCCGLNLFWLCSVCLRCFRRCKLAWFPPAVLDTGQGIKLVHS, encoded by the exons ATGgctcaggaggaggaagaagagcagctGATGGTCGAAGGACCCAAGGAGGTGGATGTGTTTACATCAGTCCGTTGCCTAGGTTACCTGTCCAGCATCAACCTCCTTGTGGCAGTATGTGTCGGCATGTATGTACGCTGGGAGGTGACAAGTGAACCGATGATTCTGGTCATCTTCATCTTGGGTCTCTTCGTGCTGGGAATAGCCAGCATCCTCCATTACTACTTTGCAATGGAGAAAGCCAGCCTCAGCTTGTTCCAGTTGTGGTTCGGCTTTCTGCTTGGTCTCCTGTGCTTCCTCAACAGCCCCGCCTTGGATTCAAATGTCAAGGAACTGGTCACTAACTATCTCCTCCTGGCCAGTGTAGTCATGAAAGCAGTATGGGCTGTAACAGAGCGAGTATGCAGCTCCGTGCGCTACAAACCCATTTTGCTAACGTCAGCTGAGCTACTGCAGCTCCTGGGCTTTGGAATTGCCAGCACTACCATGCTTCTTCACAAGTCCGTGGCCATAATAGGCTTGGTAGTGGCTCTAGGTGCTCTCATTGTAGACCTGAGGATGAAATCCCTTCTGGCTTTGCCCAACCTGGTCAGTTTTGCATTGGTTACCTCCCTTGTGTTTTTCCAAGCCTTGGGCATCACAGCCAACCCTTATGCCTTAGGCTGCTATCTGGGCAGGCTGCTGTGTGAGCCCATGCTGGATGTGTACTTCAGTGGGCTGGGACCCAGTGAGCGTTGGATGCCAGTGCTCTCCCTGGGGAAGGTGTGGAGGAGGCTGTCCCTGCTGCCTCTCAGTCTGGTTGAGCTGGCCTTCTTCGTCCTGGCAGCCTTAAAG CTGGGCCACTTGGAGCTGTGGTATCTGGTGATCCCAGGCTTCTGCCTGTTTGGCCTTTTCTGGTCCATCTGCCACATAATTCTACTGATCACAATATGGGGCTTCCACACCAAGCTCAGCGAGTGTCAGAAGGCCTGGCGGGCCCAGCGATCCAGTAGCCGGAGTCTGGACCAAGTCATGGCCTCCAGGGGCATTCGACACTTCTGCCTCATTTCAGAACGCTTGGTGTTCTTCAGTCTGCTATCAACGGTTATACTAGGGGCTGTGTCCTGGCAG cCCTGGAACGGTCTCTTTCTCAGCGCTCTGCTGGTGGTGCTCCCTTTGGAGTCTCTGGCCCACGGCTTGTTCCACGAGCTGGGCAGCTGCCTGGGGGGAACCTGCGTTGGCTACGCCCTGGTCATTCCTACGGCATACTCCAG CGCTGATGGCCAGCCCACTCTCCTACCAGCTGAGCATGTACAACAGTTAAACCTGCGCTCCACGGCTATGCTGAACAACGTGCAGCGTCTCTTCTCCCACCACATGATCCAGACATTTGGCTGTGACTACTCCACCAGTGGCGTAACACTCGAGGCTGTGCAGACCAAGCTGCGCAACTTTCTGGAGCTTCGTACTGCAGATGGGCCTCGCCATGACACCTATCTGATTTTCTACagtgggcacacacacaaaggcactGGGGCCTGGGCTCTGGCTG GAGGTGAGAGTCTCCATCTGGCCCAGTTGCTGGAGTTATGGAAGGAGAAGAACGCCGGCCACTGCTCCCGTCTCATCCTCGTCCTGGACACTGAGAACTCCCTCCCCTGGGTCAAGGAGGTGCGTAGAGTGGAGGGTGTCCACATAGCCGTGCAGGGGGCCGAGCTGTCCGCCACAAGGGTGGACCCGGAGGCCGGCGAAATCGCCTATCTTGGGGACTTCACTTCTGAATGGGTGGAATTCAACTGCAACCCGGACAGCGACACCCAGTGGTCAGAAAAGGGAAGAACAGTGGCGGCCATGTATGGCGTGTCTAAGCGCTGGAGCGACTACACGCTCCACCTGCCTACAGGAAGTGACGTGGCCAAGCATTGGAAGACCCACTTTCCCAAGGTTACCTATCCCATGGTGCACCTCTCCAACTGGTGCTGCGGCCTCAACCTGTTCTGGTTATGTAGCGTGTGTCTGCGCTGCTTCAGGAGGTGTAAACTAGCTTGGTTCCCACCAGCTGTACTGGACACTGGGCAGGGTATTAAACTGGTGCACTCATAG